The following are encoded in a window of Methanobrevibacter ruminantium M1 genomic DNA:
- a CDS encoding sialyltransferase: MTFTVKEICQHIWSLEEKYELNHKEIQGCYPWQLIRMYLYYEITRKTNVFESAQQSSLSLADKVNTFLPFIKNSILSNPLSGKDTKDVLIFDHPRKVILNGEYQDIYSYFLKDILIKNNKSFETIESPYLNNHFRSSANKKENNVKYNDRILLGSFINKTKNRGKLPFTDEEKDFIETIKRELESAFKIEINLFNIIEDHILNFQYDYKKYIELLEKRKPKQVYLVVAYENKALVAACKKKNIEIIELQHGTISPYHLGYSYPKNTMLMNNTIKEIEYFPDKILSFGDYWQNSSSFPIESDKIISMGFPYFEDNSKTFMKMADEDKNKKQILFISQGVIGKYLSELAYELAKELNEKNKKNDLENSENNESDLENNNYTFIYKLHPGEYGTWRENYEYLNKANEFDNFKVIDKSEPPLYELFAKSNYQIGAFSTAIYEGLAFNCKTFIIDVPGVEYLDDLIDKNIVKKVKSSEELINFIEDEDNLDLKEYDKDYFFKNFDESIFDEIL, encoded by the coding sequence ATGACTTTTACAGTAAAGGAAATATGCCAACATATCTGGTCTCTTGAAGAGAAATATGAACTGAACCACAAAGAGATTCAAGGCTGCTATCCATGGCAATTAATCAGAATGTATCTCTACTACGAAATAACCAGAAAGACAAATGTCTTTGAGTCAGCTCAACAGTCCAGTCTTTCCCTAGCGGATAAAGTAAATACATTCCTTCCTTTTATAAAAAACAGCATTCTTTCAAACCCCTTAAGCGGAAAGGATACCAAAGATGTTTTAATATTCGACCATCCAAGAAAAGTCATATTAAATGGGGAATACCAAGACATCTATAGCTATTTTCTAAAGGACATTCTAATAAAAAACAATAAAAGCTTTGAAACAATAGAATCCCCATATCTAAACAATCATTTCAGAAGCAGTGCAAATAAGAAAGAAAATAATGTCAAATACAATGACCGAATCCTTTTAGGCTCTTTTATAAACAAAACCAAAAATAGAGGAAAATTGCCATTTACAGATGAAGAAAAAGACTTTATCGAAACAATAAAAAGAGAATTAGAGTCTGCATTCAAAATAGAAATAAATCTATTCAATATTATTGAAGATCACATACTTAATTTCCAATATGATTATAAAAAATATATAGAGCTTCTTGAAAAGAGAAAGCCAAAGCAAGTCTATCTGGTTGTAGCCTATGAAAACAAGGCATTAGTTGCAGCATGCAAGAAAAAGAATATAGAAATTATTGAATTACAGCATGGAACCATAAGTCCATACCATTTAGGATATAGTTACCCAAAAAATACAATGCTGATGAACAATACAATCAAGGAAATTGAATATTTCCCTGATAAAATACTAAGTTTTGGTGACTACTGGCAAAATTCTTCAAGCTTCCCTATAGAATCCGATAAGATAATCTCAATGGGATTTCCATACTTTGAAGACAACTCTAAAACTTTTATGAAGATGGCAGATGAGGATAAAAACAAAAAGCAAATTCTATTCATTTCACAAGGAGTTATTGGAAAATACCTTTCTGAATTGGCTTATGAACTGGCTAAAGAACTAAATGAAAAAAATAAGAAAAATGATTTAGAGAATAGTGAAAATAATGAATCTGATTTAGAAAATAATAATTATACATTCATTTACAAATTACATCCAGGAGAATATGGAACTTGGAGAGAGAATTACGAATATTTAAATAAAGCAAATGAATTTGATAACTTTAAAGTCATTGATAAAAGCGAGCCTCCTTTATATGAGCTATTTGCAAAAAGCAACTATCAAATAGGGGCCTTTTCAACAGCAATCTACGAAGGGCTTGCATTTAACTGCAAAACATTCATCATAGACGTTCCAGGAGTGGAATATTTAGATGACTTGATTGACAAGAATATTGTAAAAAAGGTTAAATCAAGTGAAGAGCTGATTAATTTTATTGAAGATGAAGATAATTTAGATTTAAAGGAATATGATAAGGATTATTTCTTTAAAAACTTCGACGAAAGCATATTTGATGAAATATTATAA
- a CDS encoding DUF3781 domain-containing protein, with amino-acid sequence MSLLDNIDKIHTTEMGVGRIQRNLGIDVDPVEYCILKIKDKDAVIEEKGKNYYVTVDDCIITVNKHSFTIITAHKKK; translated from the coding sequence ATGAGCTTATTAGATAATATTGATAAAATTCATACAACAGAGATGGGTGTTGGAAGAATTCAAAGGAATCTTGGAATTGATGTGGATCCAGTTGAATATTGCATTTTAAAAATTAAGGATAAGGACGCTGTAATTGAAGAGAAGGGCAAAAACTATTATGTAACTGTTGATGACTGTATAATAACAGTTAATAAGCATTCTTTTACTATAATAACTGCTCATAAGAAGAAATAG
- a CDS encoding phosphoglycolate phosphatase has translation MVKIEAIAVDVDGTITDGRRRVCHSALDALRKAEDAGIPVIIATGNISHFSYAVATLVGTTGGLVCENGGVIYHDGYNDNRVIVLGDISKAQKAYDFLFDKFGKDIPFRIVEDSDARVSEITFYKNMSSEPLKEMLKDFDVEVYDSGFALHLTDPAVDKGTGLAKLANLVGYNVENIMCIGDSENDIDFLLAGGFKVAVANACDELKEIADYVCENKYGDGVAEAIDKFVFNQE, from the coding sequence ATGGTTAAAATAGAAGCAATAGCTGTTGATGTTGACGGAACAATTACGGATGGCAGAAGAAGAGTCTGCCATAGTGCATTGGATGCTCTTAGAAAGGCAGAGGATGCTGGAATTCCAGTGATTATTGCAACTGGAAACATTTCCCACTTTTCCTATGCTGTGGCAACCCTTGTAGGGACTACTGGAGGCCTTGTTTGTGAAAATGGGGGAGTTATCTATCATGATGGATATAATGACAATCGAGTGATCGTCTTAGGAGATATCTCTAAAGCTCAAAAGGCTTATGATTTTCTATTTGATAAGTTTGGAAAAGACATTCCATTTAGGATAGTGGAAGATTCCGATGCAAGGGTTTCAGAAATAACTTTCTATAAGAATATGAGTTCAGAGCCACTTAAGGAGATGTTGAAGGACTTTGATGTAGAGGTCTATGACAGCGGTTTTGCACTTCATCTTACCGATCCTGCGGTCGATAAGGGAACAGGGCTTGCAAAATTGGCTAATCTCGTTGGATATAATGTTGAGAATATTATGTGCATTGGAGATAGCGAAAATGATATTGATTTTCTCCTTGCAGGAGGATTTAAGGTTGCAGTGGCCAATGCATGTGATGAGCTAAAAGAGATTGCTGATTATGTTTGCGAGAATAAGTATGGTGATGGAGTGGCAGAGGCTATTGATAAGTTTGTTTTTAATCAGGAATAG
- a CDS encoding N-acetylneuraminate synthase family protein codes for MTIFNEEPFLIAEIGVNYYDIAKKENISNMDAAKLMVKEAHDAGCNAVKFQSYKANTIASKNSPAYWDTNEEPTQSQYELFKKFDSFGEAEYREIADYCKEIGILFLSTPFDFDSIDYLDDFMDVYKISSSDLTNIPFIKKIANKGKDIIISTGASTLDEVKLAIETIENANDKYKKGEAGIGIMHCVLSYPTANEDANLLMIKNLKDLYPNYEIGYSDHTKPDENMLILTTAYLYGATILEKHYTLDKTLQGNDHYHGMDPDDIRKFNKNIELIKTINGQYDKIPLPCEGESRKQARRSIIAKEEIGEGTIITEDMLTYKRPGTGISPSEIDNVVGKKAKITIPEDELIQYDFLE; via the coding sequence ATGACCATATTCAATGAAGAACCATTCCTAATAGCCGAAATAGGCGTAAACTACTACGACATTGCAAAGAAGGAAAATATATCCAATATGGATGCAGCTAAACTAATGGTTAAGGAGGCTCATGACGCAGGATGCAATGCAGTTAAATTCCAATCATATAAGGCAAACACCATAGCATCCAAGAATTCTCCAGCATATTGGGACACAAACGAAGAGCCTACCCAATCACAATACGAACTATTCAAGAAGTTCGACTCCTTTGGAGAGGCAGAATATAGGGAAATCGCAGACTACTGCAAAGAAATCGGAATCCTATTCCTATCAACACCTTTTGATTTTGATTCAATAGACTATCTAGACGACTTCATGGACGTTTATAAAATATCATCCTCAGACCTTACAAACATCCCATTCATAAAAAAGATAGCCAATAAAGGAAAGGACATAATCATATCCACCGGAGCATCAACCCTTGATGAAGTAAAACTAGCTATAGAAACAATAGAAAACGCTAACGACAAATACAAAAAAGGAGAAGCTGGAATCGGAATCATGCACTGTGTGCTCTCCTATCCAACAGCAAATGAAGATGCAAACCTTCTTATGATTAAAAACCTTAAGGACCTTTATCCAAATTATGAAATAGGATATTCAGATCATACAAAGCCAGATGAGAATATGCTCATTCTTACAACAGCCTATCTTTATGGCGCCACTATCCTTGAAAAGCACTACACATTAGATAAGACACTTCAAGGAAACGACCACTATCATGGAATGGACCCAGATGACATTAGAAAGTTCAACAAAAACATAGAACTGATAAAAACAATTAACGGCCAATATGATAAGATACCTCTCCCATGTGAAGGAGAATCAAGAAAACAGGCCAGACGCTCAATAATTGCAAAGGAAGAAATCGGTGAAGGCACAATAATCACAGAGGATATGCTTACATATAAAAGGCCTGGAACTGGCATTTCTCCAAGTGAAATAGATAATGTAGTTGGCAAAAAAGCCAAAATAACCATTCCAGAAGATGAACTGATTCAATATGACTTTTTAGAATAA
- a CDS encoding GyrI-like domain-containing protein, translated as MEIQEKTIEDQKVAIMNYKGYLKDMEILISKLTGWIELEEIETVGDLFAIFYNNPRTAKEDEVVYDVGIPINPELDPDETEEIRIVTIIEHKVLSGLHYGSIDNIQETYNIMAEYSIENKYDIIGSPKEVYIKSKFDVEDEEDMITEIQLPVIKM; from the coding sequence ATGGAGATTCAAGAAAAGACAATTGAAGACCAGAAAGTCGCTATAATGAATTATAAAGGCTATCTTAAAGATATGGAGATTTTAATTTCCAAATTAACAGGATGGATTGAGTTAGAAGAAATAGAAACCGTCGGAGACTTATTTGCAATATTTTACAACAATCCAAGAACTGCAAAGGAAGATGAAGTCGTTTATGATGTTGGAATCCCAATCAATCCAGAATTAGACCCTGATGAAACTGAAGAGATAAGGATTGTAACAATCATCGAACATAAAGTCCTATCCGGACTCCATTATGGTTCCATTGACAATATTCAAGAGACCTATAACATTATGGCAGAATACTCTATCGAAAATAAATATGACATTATCGGCTCTCCAAAGGAAGTCTACATTAAAAGCAAATTTGATGTTGAAGATGAAGAAGACATGATTACTGAAATCCAATTGCCAGTAATTAAGATGTAA
- a CDS encoding molybdenum cofactor synthesis domain-containing protein, translating into MGVEFLNIIESDEAKEIIKEKFEECYTAQSEIIDIAESANRITYSKIESKIDFPPFNRSLKDGFAIKAEDSYGVNEENPKKLKVIDFLEAGSFTDKTVELGSCVEISTGAPIPDGADAVIMVEFSYKSDENPELEDDEVEILTSVTPSQDIGQKGSDVKKGQVILDENILLNPPKIGVIAAQGIDTVEVYKKPKVGIISTGNELLTNQEELRPGKIYDVNSEMIRAGVNACGAEGECLGIVRDNYDDLKNKITESLKECDILLCSGGTSAGVGDNIRHILDELGTVYIHGITVQPGKPTILGVVDGKIIIGLPGNPVSAIVIFNVFVAPAIKKLAGFKQEEEQKTIKGKLAKRIHSPIGRMQYQLVKVEGDSVIPIFKDSGAIFSLASAAGYTKKSQKQNPNLV; encoded by the coding sequence ATGGGTGTAGAGTTTTTAAATATTATAGAATCAGATGAAGCTAAAGAGATCATAAAAGAAAAGTTCGAAGAATGTTATACCGCTCAATCTGAAATCATAGACATAGCAGAAAGTGCTAATAGAATCACATATAGCAAAATTGAAAGTAAGATCGATTTTCCACCATTCAACCGTTCATTAAAAGACGGATTTGCAATCAAGGCAGAAGACAGCTATGGAGTTAATGAAGAAAATCCTAAAAAGCTTAAAGTCATTGACTTTCTTGAAGCGGGATCATTTACAGATAAGACCGTTGAGCTTGGAAGCTGTGTTGAAATAAGCACAGGGGCTCCTATTCCAGATGGTGCAGATGCTGTAATAATGGTGGAGTTTTCATATAAGTCTGATGAAAATCCAGAGCTTGAAGATGATGAGGTGGAAATCCTAACAAGCGTCACTCCTTCACAGGATATCGGCCAAAAGGGCTCAGACGTTAAGAAAGGACAGGTCATCCTTGATGAGAATATCCTATTGAACCCTCCAAAGATTGGAGTTATTGCAGCTCAAGGAATAGACACTGTAGAGGTCTATAAAAAGCCAAAAGTAGGAATAATCTCAACTGGAAACGAACTCCTAACCAACCAAGAGGAATTAAGGCCGGGCAAAATCTATGACGTCAACAGCGAAATGATCAGAGCGGGGGTAAACGCATGCGGAGCCGAAGGTGAATGCCTTGGAATAGTAAGAGACAATTATGATGACTTAAAAAACAAGATAACCGAATCATTAAAGGAATGTGACATTCTCTTATGCTCTGGAGGAACCTCTGCAGGGGTTGGAGACAACATCCGCCACATCCTTGATGAATTGGGAACAGTCTACATTCATGGAATTACCGTCCAGCCTGGAAAGCCTACCATCCTTGGAGTTGTAGATGGAAAAATCATAATAGGCCTTCCTGGAAACCCTGTTTCTGCAATTGTCATATTTAATGTGTTTGTTGCACCTGCAATCAAGAAATTAGCTGGATTCAAACAAGAGGAAGAGCAAAAAACAATAAAGGGAAAATTGGCAAAAAGAATACATTCTCCTATTGGCAGAATGCAGTACCAATTGGTTAAAGTAGAAGGAGACAGTGTTATTCCTATATTTAAAGATTCGGGAGCAATATTCTCACTTGCAAGTGCAGCAGGTTATACAAAAAAGTCTCAAAAACAGAACCCGAATTTGGTTTGA
- a CDS encoding TldD/PmbA family protein, whose product MIYEIAEEAKREISKYSDTYEIYIDRTELLELDSQKTELNFAKEDLSLGVGIRIIKDGAIGFAFTSDMDEIAKTCENAYLNSKLNTKDEFYSFAEYEKLPVVKGTYDKRFKDLDLDELTGSLKSVLNSVEDYGCQVSSGGFSAAEGETLIINSNGVEAYDNSTGFAIGVSINAVKDGELTTAYDSDSSCLYDLDGMALVEDICNLAMDSLGGEDIETSDRDVVLDYHAATGLLSTFLSGFNADNVQRGRSRIADKMDEKIITENLSIYDDSTIDGGLNSSRCDDEGTASKRTCLVEDGVLKGFLYDIYTANKDGVKSSSNGFRSSYLGTPSVGASNLLFDFKSHRNLDDIDDAFLVTDVLGAHTANPITGDFSVEASNSFLVSNGDKKPIKKAMISGNIYDLLADAEAVGTETKQRGSFIIPKIFLPNVRVVGNNSN is encoded by the coding sequence ATGATTTATGAAATAGCAGAAGAGGCAAAAAGAGAAATATCAAAATATTCAGACACTTATGAAATTTATATTGACAGGACTGAATTATTGGAACTTGATTCTCAAAAGACTGAGCTTAATTTTGCAAAGGAAGATTTAAGCTTAGGAGTGGGGATTAGGATTATCAAGGATGGAGCAATAGGATTTGCATTCACATCTGATATGGATGAGATTGCAAAGACTTGTGAGAATGCTTATTTGAATTCAAAGCTCAATACAAAGGATGAATTTTATTCATTTGCAGAATATGAAAAACTCCCTGTTGTAAAAGGCACTTATGATAAAAGATTTAAGGATTTGGATTTGGATGAGCTTACAGGCTCACTTAAATCTGTCTTGAATTCTGTTGAGGATTATGGATGTCAGGTAAGCTCTGGAGGATTTTCCGCTGCTGAAGGTGAAACCTTAATAATAAATTCAAATGGTGTTGAAGCCTATGACAATTCTACAGGCTTTGCAATAGGAGTGTCAATCAATGCAGTTAAGGATGGTGAATTGACCACTGCTTATGATTCCGATTCATCCTGCCTTTATGATTTAGATGGTATGGCCTTGGTAGAGGATATTTGTAATCTTGCAATGGACTCCTTAGGTGGAGAAGACATTGAAACTTCAGATAGGGATGTTGTTTTAGATTATCATGCTGCCACTGGATTATTGTCTACCTTTTTAAGCGGATTCAATGCAGATAATGTTCAAAGGGGAAGATCCAGAATCGCTGATAAGATGGATGAGAAGATCATTACCGAAAACCTTTCCATTTATGATGATTCCACTATCGATGGTGGATTGAATTCCTCTCGCTGTGATGATGAGGGCACCGCTTCAAAGAGGACTTGTTTGGTTGAAGATGGGGTATTAAAAGGATTTTTATATGATATCTACACAGCAAATAAGGATGGAGTTAAAAGCAGTTCAAATGGATTTAGATCATCCTATTTGGGAACTCCTTCAGTTGGGGCTTCAAATCTATTGTTTGACTTTAAAAGCCATAGAAACTTAGATGACATTGATGATGCATTTTTAGTTACTGACGTTTTAGGAGCCCATACAGCCAATCCAATTACAGGAGACTTTTCAGTTGAGGCAAGCAATTCATTTTTAGTTTCAAATGGTGATAAGAAGCCTATTAAAAAAGCCATGATTTCTGGTAATATTTATGATCTTTTGGCTGATGCTGAAGCTGTTGGTACTGAGACTAAACAAAGAGGCTCTTTCATTATTCCTAAGATATTTTTACCTAATGTGAGAGTGGTTGGGAATAATTCAAATTAG
- a CDS encoding KH domain-containing protein gives MPETDYLRVPSDRIGALIGTKGETKHLIENATNTHLDIDSDDCTVAIYPGENMEDPLGVWKANHIVKAIARGFNPHVALKLNKDDTYLEIIKLPLYVGKSKKAMARYKGRIIGKDGKTREIIVDMAEVDMAIYGKTVSLIGELDNVMVAKEAVEMILNGSRHKSVYAFLENKKNERKMKEFKEVVGIEKDEIEFRDDLDD, from the coding sequence TTGCCGGAAACTGACTATCTTAGAGTTCCATCTGATAGGATTGGCGCTTTAATCGGAACAAAAGGTGAAACTAAACATTTGATTGAAAATGCAACTAATACTCATTTAGATATTGACAGCGATGACTGCACTGTAGCTATTTATCCTGGAGAAAATATGGAAGACCCTCTTGGAGTATGGAAGGCAAACCATATTGTAAAAGCTATAGCACGTGGCTTTAATCCACATGTTGCTTTAAAATTAAATAAAGATGATACTTATTTGGAAATAATCAAATTGCCTTTATATGTTGGAAAGTCCAAAAAGGCTATGGCAAGGTATAAGGGCAGAATCATTGGAAAGGATGGAAAGACAAGAGAGATTATTGTAGATATGGCAGAAGTGGATATGGCAATTTATGGAAAGACTGTTTCCTTAATAGGCGAGCTTGATAATGTCATGGTTGCAAAGGAAGCAGTTGAAATGATTCTTAACGGATCAAGACATAAGTCTGTCTATGCATTCCTTGAAAATAAGAAGAATGAACGTAAGATGAAAGAATTCAAGGAAGTCGTTGGAATTGAAAAGGATGAAATTGAATTCCGTGATGACTTGGATGACTAA
- the eif1A gene encoding translation initiation factor eIF-1A: protein MFRRQILAKPQNNQQEYRRVRTPKKGEIPGVVEQIMGHGKLKVRCADGNIRMTRIPGKVKKRIWIREGDVVLVKPWDFQSDQKADVIWRYTRTESNWLERKGYLKM from the coding sequence ATGTTTAGGAGGCAAATTTTGGCGAAACCACAAAATAATCAACAAGAATATAGAAGAGTACGTACTCCAAAGAAGGGAGAAATTCCAGGAGTCGTAGAGCAAATTATGGGACATGGTAAACTTAAAGTAAGATGCGCTGATGGAAATATCAGAATGACACGTATTCCAGGTAAGGTGAAAAAGAGAATCTGGATTCGTGAAGGGGATGTTGTTCTTGTAAAGCCATGGGATTTCCAATCCGATCAAAAGGCTGATGTTATCTGGAGATACACAAGGACTGAATCCAATTGGCTTGAAAGAAAAGGTTATTTAAAAATGTAA
- the pseG gene encoding UDP-2,4-diacetamido-2,4,6-trideoxy-beta-L-altropyranose hydrolase, whose translation MYKDNKILVVIPARGGSKGIPRKNIRFLGKKPLIAHTIEMGKASKYVDELVVTTDDEEIKFISEKFGAETIKRDGKLAEDSIPLDPVIYDAAIQKEGKSNEKYDVVITVQPTSPLLKTKTLDLAIEKLLNPDNENKDYDTIISVVDDRHLSWGYDEKEKKYFPLYKERVNRQYLPKAYKETGSIFATRREFVKEDSRLGENIGLIEVSKQESIDIDNYEDWWVAERILNKKKILIKADASHEIGTGHIYRGLSIASKLVNHEVIFLLDEAQELGIEIVKNNNYPFITHNSNKGKGKEADEKAKEEIIEKIVEYDPDIIINDILNTNSKYTKTLRDNGFFIVNFEDVGGGVKYAHLVFDALYEHKIPLKNLYSGHRYYILKDEFYYQSFKKIDKEVNRILLTFGGTDPNNLTEKTLEAILESKYQNEIEIILGLGYSKKEEIQEKYKDNERISIYENVKNMSEHMHNADLIFTSAGRTMYEIASLGVPCICLCQNERELSHIFGNIEHGFINLGLGSRVSKEDLIRTLENTINDYELRIEMNKRMGNVDLKHGFDNIRKLIKKEYKNWKAEQLNK comes from the coding sequence ATGTATAAAGATAATAAAATATTAGTTGTAATTCCTGCAAGAGGAGGATCCAAAGGAATTCCGCGTAAAAACATACGTTTTTTAGGTAAAAAGCCTCTCATTGCACACACAATAGAAATGGGAAAGGCATCCAAATATGTGGATGAGCTAGTTGTGACAACTGACGATGAGGAAATCAAGTTCATCAGCGAAAAATTCGGAGCAGAAACAATCAAAAGGGATGGAAAGCTAGCTGAAGACTCTATCCCACTTGATCCGGTAATCTACGATGCCGCAATTCAAAAGGAAGGAAAAAGCAATGAAAAATATGATGTTGTAATTACCGTACAGCCTACTTCCCCATTGCTTAAGACAAAAACCTTAGATTTAGCTATTGAAAAACTATTAAACCCCGACAATGAAAACAAAGATTATGACACAATCATAAGTGTTGTAGACGACAGGCACTTAAGCTGGGGCTATGATGAGAAAGAAAAAAAGTATTTCCCATTATATAAGGAAAGGGTAAACCGACAATATCTTCCAAAGGCATATAAGGAAACCGGAAGCATATTTGCAACAAGAAGAGAATTTGTAAAGGAAGATAGCCGTCTTGGAGAAAATATAGGTCTTATTGAAGTATCCAAACAGGAAAGCATAGACATTGACAACTATGAGGACTGGTGGGTAGCTGAAAGAATCCTAAACAAGAAGAAAATCCTAATAAAGGCAGATGCCTCCCACGAAATAGGAACCGGCCATATTTACAGAGGCCTCTCAATAGCTTCAAAGCTTGTAAACCACGAAGTGATTTTCCTTCTTGATGAGGCTCAGGAATTAGGAATTGAAATAGTTAAAAACAACAACTATCCATTCATAACCCATAATTCCAATAAAGGAAAGGGTAAAGAGGCAGATGAAAAAGCTAAGGAAGAGATTATAGAAAAGATAGTGGAATACGACCCAGACATTATCATAAATGACATACTAAACACCAATTCAAAATACACAAAGACCCTTAGGGATAATGGATTTTTCATAGTAAACTTTGAAGACGTTGGCGGAGGAGTCAAATACGCCCATTTAGTATTTGATGCACTATATGAACATAAGATACCTCTTAAAAACCTTTATTCAGGACACAGATATTATATCCTGAAAGATGAATTCTATTACCAATCATTTAAGAAAATAGACAAGGAGGTTAATAGAATCCTTCTTACATTTGGAGGAACCGATCCAAACAACCTTACAGAAAAAACGCTGGAAGCAATACTGGAGAGCAAATACCAAAACGAGATTGAAATAATCCTAGGATTGGGATACAGCAAAAAAGAGGAAATCCAAGAAAAATATAAAGACAACGAAAGAATCAGCATCTATGAAAACGTTAAGAACATGAGCGAACATATGCATAATGCAGACCTGATATTCACTTCAGCTGGAAGAACCATGTATGAAATAGCATCCCTTGGAGTTCCTTGCATATGCCTCTGTCAAAATGAAAGAGAATTAAGCCATATCTTTGGAAACATAGAGCATGGATTCATTAACTTAGGTCTTGGATCCAGAGTAAGCAAGGAAGACCTAATCAGAACACTTGAAAACACAATCAACGATTATGAACTTAGAATAGAGATGAATAAAAGAATGGGAAACGTAGACTTAAAGCATGGATTTGATAATATTAGAAAACTGATAAAGAAGGAATATAAAAATTGGAAAGCAGAACAGTTAAACAAATAA
- a CDS encoding serine protein kinase RIO, with protein sequence MDDENPRVAKADAEVQKLISRKRTKDADDRKVSSEIFDKATLQVLYKLANQGHLDVLNGAISTGKEANVLKGIKEDGSIVAVKIYRIATSDFKKMQYYIAGDPRFNVRSSNKRQLINNWVNKEFRNLTRLKDAGVNVPEAITSLNNVLIIEFIGDEDGNPAPTVKNLPPQDPAHFYEQLVEQMDRFINKANLIHGDLSSYNILNFDEKPVIIDVSQSVVRDHIIANELLARDIKNISFEFSKMGVDTSIEDLTNRLIKD encoded by the coding sequence ATGGATGATGAAAATCCAAGAGTGGCTAAGGCAGATGCAGAAGTTCAAAAACTGATTTCAAGAAAAAGAACTAAAGATGCAGATGATAGAAAGGTCTCAAGCGAGATATTTGATAAGGCAACTTTGCAAGTCCTTTATAAGCTGGCGAATCAGGGCCATTTGGATGTTTTAAATGGTGCAATCAGCACTGGAAAGGAAGCTAATGTTTTAAAGGGCATAAAAGAGGATGGATCTATCGTTGCTGTTAAAATCTATAGGATAGCCACATCTGACTTTAAGAAGATGCAGTATTACATTGCAGGAGACCCTAGATTTAATGTCAGATCAAGCAATAAAAGACAATTAATTAACAATTGGGTAAATAAGGAATTCAGAAATCTGACTCGGCTAAAGGATGCTGGAGTAAATGTTCCAGAGGCAATCACAAGCCTTAACAACGTGCTTATAATTGAGTTTATTGGTGATGAGGATGGAAATCCTGCACCTACAGTTAAGAATCTTCCTCCTCAAGACCCTGCCCACTTCTATGAGCAATTGGTGGAGCAGATGGACAGGTTCATTAATAAGGCTAATCTGATTCATGGAGACCTCTCCTCTTACAATATTCTTAATTTTGATGAGAAGCCTGTAATTATTGACGTTTCCCAATCTGTTGTAAGGGATCATATAATTGCAAATGAGTTGCTTGCAAGGGATATTAAGAATATTAGCTTTGAATTTTCCAAGATGGGGGTTGACACTTCCATTGAGGATTTGACTAATCGATTGATTAAGGATTAG